CTGGCCGGCGAGATGGTGCGCGACCGCCGGGTGCTCAAGCGGCGCCTCGCCGAGGGCCGCGAGTTCCTCACCTTCCTGCGCCGCCACCGCTAGCCGGCGCCGAGCGCGGGGCGGCCTCGCCCCCGTGCTAGCATGACGGCATGAAGGTGCTGGTGATCGACGCGATCGCGCCTGAGGGGCTTGCCTTCCTCCGCGAGCGCGGCTTCCAGGTCGACGAGGTCTCGAGCAAACTGCCGCGCGAGGAGCTGCTGGCGCGGCTCGGCGACTACGAGGCCATCATCACCCGGTCTTCCACCACCGTCACTCCGGAGTTCCTCGCCCACACGCGGCGCCTGCGCATCCTCGGACGTGCGGGCGTGGGCGTGGACAACATCGACGTCGATGCCTGCTCGCGCCAGGGCGTGGTGGTCGTCAACGCCCCCTACGGCAACGTGGTGTCGGCCGCCGAGCACACCGTGGGCATGCTCCTGGCGCTGGTGCGGAAGATCCCGTTCGCCAACGAGACCCTCAAGGGCGGTACGTGGGATCGCGCGGTGTATGGGACCGAGCTGTTCCGCAAGACGGCCGGGGTGATCGGCCTCGGCAAGGTGGGCTCGCGGGTGGCCGCGCGGCTGCGCGCCTTCGACATGACGGTGCTCGTCTACGATCCGTACATCCCCGAGAGCCGCGCCCGCGAGCTCGGCGTCCGGCTCACCGATCTCGGGACGGTGCTGGCCCAGTCCGACGTGATCACCGTGCACGTGCCATTGACGGAGGAGACCGAGAACCTCCTCTCCGCCCGCGAGATCGCGCTCATGAAGCCCGGGGTGCGACTGGTCAACTGCGCGCGGGGCGGGATCGTCCACGAGGGCGATCTCCTCGCCGCGCTCGACTCGGGCCGGGTGGCGGGGGCGGCGGTGGACGTCTGGTCCGAAGAGCCGCCGGTTTCCGATCTCGTCAAGCGATTGATCGCGCACCCGCGGCTGGTGGGCACGCCGCATCTCGGCGCCAACACCTCCGAGGCCCAGGTGAACGTGGCGGTGGACGTGGCGCGGGAGATCGCCGCGTTCCGCGACGGCGAGCTCGTCGAGCACGCGGTGAACATCCCGGTGGGTGATCGGGAGAGCATGGCCGAGCAGCGGCCGTTTCTCGCGCTGGCGGAGACCCTGGGCCGCTTCTGCGTGCAGCTCGAGCGCGACAACGTCGAGCGCGTCGACGTGGAGGTGGCGGGTCACGTGGGCCGCCGCGACCCCGAGCTGATCGCGCGCGCGGTGCTGAAGGGGCTCCTCGGCAAGGTCACCGCGCAGGCGGTCAACCTGGTGAACGCGCACCTGGTGGCCCGCGAGCGCGGGGTGGCGGTGGCGGTGCGCGCCGACGAGGCCGCGGGGTCGGGCTACACCAACCTCGTGACCGTCACCACCCACGCCGGCGCCGGCCGCAAGATCATCGCGGGCACCGTCTTCGACGGGACGCCTCGCATCGTGCGGCTCCGCGACCTGCACATCGAGTTCATCCCCGAGGGCCACATCCTGGTGCTCTCCTACGAGGACCGGCCGGGCATGGTCGGCAAGATCGGCTCCATCCTCGGCCGGCACAACGTCAACATCGCCTCGATGCACGTGGGTCGGCGGACGCGGCGCGGCGGCGCCATCGTGGTGCTGCTGCTCGACGAGGCGGTCACGCCCGAGGTGATGGAGGAAGTGTCCAAGGCGGTGGAGGCCGACTTCACTCGCCTCATCCGGCTCGACCCGTGAGCCGCCGCCACGCCGCCCGCGCCGCGATGCCGCAGGGCGCGGCCCCCTTCGAGCCGCGGCCGTGGGGCGGCTACCAGACGCTCGAGAAGGGCCCCGGCTATCAGGTCAAACGCTTGGTAGTCCAGCCCGGCCATCGCTTCAGCTTGCAGAAGCACCGCCGGCGCGCCGAGCACTGGACCATCGTCGCGGGC
This portion of the Candidatus Methylomirabilota bacterium genome encodes:
- the serA gene encoding phosphoglycerate dehydrogenase, with product MKVLVIDAIAPEGLAFLRERGFQVDEVSSKLPREELLARLGDYEAIITRSSTTVTPEFLAHTRRLRILGRAGVGVDNIDVDACSRQGVVVVNAPYGNVVSAAEHTVGMLLALVRKIPFANETLKGGTWDRAVYGTELFRKTAGVIGLGKVGSRVAARLRAFDMTVLVYDPYIPESRARELGVRLTDLGTVLAQSDVITVHVPLTEETENLLSAREIALMKPGVRLVNCARGGIVHEGDLLAALDSGRVAGAAVDVWSEEPPVSDLVKRLIAHPRLVGTPHLGANTSEAQVNVAVDVAREIAAFRDGELVEHAVNIPVGDRESMAEQRPFLALAETLGRFCVQLERDNVERVDVEVAGHVGRRDPELIARAVLKGLLGKVTAQAVNLVNAHLVARERGVAVAVRADEAAGSGYTNLVTVTTHAGAGRKIIAGTVFDGTPRIVRLRDLHIEFIPEGHILVLSYEDRPGMVGKIGSILGRHNVNIASMHVGRRTRRGGAIVVLLLDEAVTPEVMEEVSKAVEADFTRLIRLDP
- a CDS encoding phosphomannose isomerase type II C-terminal cupin domain; its protein translation is MSRRHAARAAMPQGAAPFEPRPWGGYQTLEKGPGYQVKRLVVQPGHRFSLQKHRRRAEHWTIVAGSAKVTLDGRSRRLGPRQSVTVPRGAWHRAENVGRVPVIIVEVQFGTYLGEDDIIRKQDDYGRAGR